The DNA window CGATGACGCGCGTCCGGTCGGTGATCGCCTCTTCGACGGCGGAGGGGCTGATCGTGAACGTCTCGGGGTCGATATCGACGAACGTGACGGTGAACCGCCGGTCGAGAGCCGCGCTCGCGGTGGCGATGAAGGTGTAGTTGGGCAGGATCGCCTCGCCGGAGTCCTCGAAGCCGTCGAGGTCGAGCGCGCCGGTCAGCGCCGCCATGATGGAGTCGGTGCCGTGGGGCATCATGACGCCGTATTCGGTGCCGATGTACCGGGCGAAGTTCGCGGCGAACTGCTTGGCGCGGGTTCCCGGCAGCCCCTCGACGGCGCCCAGGAACACCTCGCGCAGGGCGGGACCCACCGCCTGATCCCAGAGCGCTTCGGGGTTCTGGGGCCAGTGGGGCCATCCGGTCGTGTGGACGGGCGTGCCGCCATCCTTAGCGAGCTTGACTGCCATTGCCGAACCCTCCAGTGTCGAACGCGAGATGGGCGCCACGGACAGAGTACGAGGGGGGCTCTGTCTCGCGCAAGCGGGAGCCCCCGCCCCTCACCGCCAGAAGTAAACAGCCCTCTGCGCCGAGCCGATTCCTTGACTCGCGTCGGAAAGCTCCGATACCATTCGAGTCCAATGAACAACGGGGTTCCGCCGACCATCGTGGCGATCCATCTCGTGTCGCGACGCTCCACCCGCCGTACGGTCGAGTTGGACTCGGGGGAGACGTTCAGCGTCGACGCCGCGCTCTTGACGCGCTTCGGCGTGCGCGTCGGCATGGCGCTGGACGCGGAGCGCCGCGAGAAGCTCCTCGCCGAAGACACGCTCTCCCGCGCCAAAGCCGCCGCATTCGACCTGCTGCGCCTGCGCAATCAGAGCGAGCAGGAGATGCGCGAGAAGCTCGCGCGCAAAGGGTTCCCCGAAGACGCGGTCGAACACGCCATCGGCGCGCTCCGCAAGATGGGCTATCTCTCCGACGAGAAGTTCACCGCCGAGTGGGTCGAGAGCCGGCGACGCCACAACCCCAAGGGGCTCTACGGGCTCCGGCGCGAGCTCCAGAAGAAGGGCATCGACCGGACGACGATCGAGCGGACGCTGCGCACCGTCAGCGACGACGATGAGCGAATCGTCGCGCTCGCACTGGCGAAACGGCAGATGCGGCGATATCGGAGCCTCACGCGGGATGTCGTCCAGCGGCGGCTCTACGACTTCCTGATGCGGCGCGGCTTTTCCTACGAGGTGGCGTACGCCGTTCTACGCGAGTTGAGCGACGCCGGAGAGATCGACCTTTCCTGACGGTTTCCGGCGCAGCGACCCCGCTTCGAGTACCGAGGAGCTTCGGATGCAAACTGCACGCGAAATCCGCGACGATTTCCTCAACTTCTTCCGCGACCGGGGACACGCGATCGTTCCCAGCGACTCGCTCATCCCAGCCAACGATCCGACGCTTCTCTTCACGAACGCCGGCATGAACCAGTTCAAGGACGTGTTCCTGGGAACCGGCTCGCGCCCGTACGTCCGCGCAGCGGATACGCAGAAATGTCTCCGCGTCTCCGGCAAGCACAACGATCTCGAAGAGGTCGGCTACTCGCGCCGCCATCACACGCTCTTCGAGATGCTGGGCAACTGGTCCTTCGGCGACTACTTCAAGAAGGAAGCCATCGCCTGGGCGTGGGAGCTCCTCACCGACGTCTGGGGTCTGCCGAAGGATCGGCTCTACGCCACCGTCTTCGAAGGCGACGCCAAGGACGGCGTTCCCCCGGACGACGAAGCCGCCCACCTCTGGGCGACTGTCACCGACATCGACCCGACCCACATCGTCCGATTCGGCAAGAAGGACAACTTCTGGGAGATGGGCGAGACGGGCCCCTGCGGGCCCTGCTCGGAGATCCACATCGACCTGAGCGACGAAGGCAACATGAGTCACGAGGTCAACGGTGACTGTCCCGAAGTCATCGAGATATGGAACCTCGTCTTCATCCAGTTCAACCGGCGGGGCGACGGGAGCCTGGAACCCCTGCCCGCCAAGCACGTCGATACGGGCATGGGGTTCGAGCGCATCTGCGCCGTGCTCCAGGGCAAGCGATGGACCTACGACACTGACCTCTTCACCCCGGTCCTCGCCAAGACGGGCGAGCTCTGCGGCCTGGACTACGCGACGGGCGATGAGACGGAAGTGCGCGTGCCGATGCGCGTCATCGCCGACCATATCCGCATGCTGTCTTTCACCATCGCCGACGGCGCGCTCCCCAGCAACGAAGGGCGCGGCTACGTCCTACGGCGTATCCTGCGGCGCGCGGTGCGATACGGGCGCATGCTGGGGTTCCACGAGCCCTTCCTCTACCGACTCGTGCCGACGCTAAGCGAGGTGATGGGCAGCGCGTTCCCGGAGATCGTGGAACGCCGGGAGCACATCGAGCGCGTCATCCACGCCGAGGAGGAGTCGTTCGGGCAGACCCTGGATCGCGGCTTGGAGATATTCGAGCAGGTCGCCGCGCGGATCGGCGCGTCCGGCTCGCGCGACTTCCCGGGCGATGAGGCGTTCCGGCTCTACGACACGTTCGGGTTCCCGCTCGACCTGACGGAGCTTCTCGCGTCGGAACGCGGACTGCACGTCGATACCGACCGGTTCAACGTCCTCATGACGGAGCAGCGCGAGCGAGCTCGGGCGGCGGGTCGATTCGCCGTGAACCTCGAAGACGTCGCCCGCTGGCAGACGGTCAGCGAGGGCGAACACTCGCAATTCACGGGCTACGACTCGCTCGCCGAAGAAGCGCAGATCCGCGAAGTGCGCGTCGTGGAACGCGAGCAGGACAAGGCGTATCACGTCGTGCTCGACCGCACACCGTTCTACGGCGAGTCGGGCGGGCAGATCGGCGACACGGGAACGCTGACCGCCGGGTCGGACGTCATCCGCGTCCT is part of the Candidatus Poribacteria bacterium genome and encodes:
- the alaS gene encoding alanine--tRNA ligase, translating into MQTAREIRDDFLNFFRDRGHAIVPSDSLIPANDPTLLFTNAGMNQFKDVFLGTGSRPYVRAADTQKCLRVSGKHNDLEEVGYSRRHHTLFEMLGNWSFGDYFKKEAIAWAWELLTDVWGLPKDRLYATVFEGDAKDGVPPDDEAAHLWATVTDIDPTHIVRFGKKDNFWEMGETGPCGPCSEIHIDLSDEGNMSHEVNGDCPEVIEIWNLVFIQFNRRGDGSLEPLPAKHVDTGMGFERICAVLQGKRWTYDTDLFTPVLAKTGELCGLDYATGDETEVRVPMRVIADHIRMLSFTIADGALPSNEGRGYVLRRILRRAVRYGRMLGFHEPFLYRLVPTLSEVMGSAFPEIVERREHIERVIHAEEESFGQTLDRGLEIFEQVAARIGASGSRDFPGDEAFRLYDTFGFPLDLTELLASERGLHVDTDRFNVLMTEQRERARAAGRFAVNLEDVARWQTVSEGEHSQFTGYDSLAEEAQIREVRVVEREQDKAYHVVLDRTPFYGESGGQIGDTGTLTAGSDVIRVLDTQKEGERIVHTIDHLPEDLMQRVVAEVDETRRRATMRAHSATHLLHEGLRRQLGTHVAQAGSLVAPDRLRFDFSHYEGVPRAALDEVEAFVNEQVLDNLPVRIAHMGLDEAKGKGAMALFGEKYGEVVRTVGMGEVSLELCGGTHVPSTAAVGPVKILREQSIAAGVRRIEAITGKAAYAFFRDADATLDEVGSLVGARRREEVTDRIERFLQDAKRLEQDAAQLRQQAALSQMDTYVQQAQDVKGVRVVASVVQGIDRDELRGLLDAVRGKLGSGVVVLGAEVDGKPAFVAGVSQDLIANRGLKAGDIAGAVAKIAGGGGGGRPDMAQAGGRDPSKLVEAVAAVVDIVSERVS